The following proteins come from a genomic window of Geomonas sp. RF6:
- the tolR gene encoding protein TolR, protein MELGNRDNGSRSTMSQINVTPLVDVMLVLLVIFMVTAPMMQQGVQVNLPKADTKSLNPQEDTVVVSIENTGRTTINANEVPKGELKERLSTMFANRQKKEVFLKADSAVPYGEVVQVMAQIKGAGIERLGMVTEPAARK, encoded by the coding sequence ATGGAACTGGGCAACAGGGATAACGGCAGCCGCTCGACCATGAGCCAGATCAACGTCACCCCGCTGGTCGACGTCATGCTGGTGCTACTGGTCATTTTCATGGTGACCGCCCCGATGATGCAGCAGGGGGTGCAGGTGAACCTCCCGAAGGCGGATACCAAGTCGCTCAATCCGCAGGAGGACACGGTGGTGGTCTCCATCGAGAACACCGGGAGGACCACCATCAACGCCAACGAAGTGCCGAAGGGTGAGCTGAAGGAGCGCCTGAGCACCATGTTTGCGAACCGCCAGAAGAAGGAGGTCTTCCTGAAGGCCGACAGCGCGGTCCCCTACGGCGAGGTGGTGCAGGTCATGGCGCAGATCAAGGGTGCCGGCATCGAGCGTCTCGGCATGGTTACGGAGCCCGCCGCACGGAAATGA
- the tolQ gene encoding protein TolQ has protein sequence MFASTGLVVKLVLIVLIYFSVVSWGIIFYKLLQVYRANNASERFLEFFWKSKRFDAIGSQVDRFNHSPLTVLFTEGYAELRRLQETGEQKAEPNIISTDLGGIDNISRALRRATTSEITRLEKYLTFLATTGSTAPFIGLFGTVWGIMTAFQGIGQSGSASLAVVAPGIAEALIATAIGLVAAIPAVMGYNHFQQKIKVLISEMDSFSTEFLNIVQRNFGR, from the coding sequence ATGTTCGCTTCGACCGGCCTGGTCGTGAAACTGGTCCTTATTGTCCTCATCTACTTCTCGGTCGTCTCGTGGGGTATCATCTTCTACAAGTTGCTGCAGGTGTACCGCGCCAACAACGCCTCGGAGCGCTTCCTCGAGTTCTTCTGGAAATCGAAGCGGTTCGACGCGATCGGCAGCCAGGTCGACCGCTTCAACCATTCCCCCCTCACGGTCCTCTTCACCGAAGGGTATGCCGAGCTCAGGAGGCTCCAGGAGACGGGGGAGCAGAAGGCTGAGCCGAATATCATCAGCACCGACCTCGGCGGGATCGACAACATCTCCAGGGCACTGCGCCGCGCCACGACCTCCGAGATCACACGGCTGGAGAAATACCTCACCTTTCTCGCCACCACCGGCTCCACCGCCCCCTTTATCGGGCTTTTCGGGACTGTGTGGGGGATCATGACCGCCTTCCAGGGGATCGGCCAGTCCGGCTCCGCCTCCCTTGCCGTCGTGGCACCCGGTATCGCCGAGGCGCTCATCGCCACCGCCATCGGCCTCGTGGCAGCTATCCCTGCCGTCATGGGGTACAACCACTTCCAGCAGAAGATAAAGGTGCTGATCTCCGAGATGGACAGCTTCTCCACGGAATTCCTGAACATAGTGCAGCGTAACTTCGGGAGATAG
- a CDS encoding carbon-nitrogen family hydrolase, which translates to MEEKIRAACVQFTVKLGDVEGNLRHVKEALSCVAGEGAQLVVLPEMWSCGFDYRRLRAHAGQTSRILDDLLLLTERLGLTVVGSLPEPHGEKVYNTAFVVDRGALAGSYRKMHLFSLMGEDRMLDAGDFSLVAETSLGPVGVLICYDLRFPELSRRLTLEGARIIAVPGEWPQSRSAHWRTLLQARAIENQLFVLGANCCGTTGKLFFGGESLIVSPRGELLAAADGEEGEIVAELDLAEIAGFRGEIDCLGDRRPDCY; encoded by the coding sequence GTGGAAGAGAAGATACGGGCGGCTTGCGTGCAGTTCACGGTGAAGCTCGGGGATGTGGAGGGGAACCTTCGCCATGTGAAGGAGGCGCTCTCCTGCGTCGCCGGGGAGGGGGCGCAGCTCGTGGTCCTTCCGGAGATGTGGAGCTGCGGCTTCGACTACCGCCGCCTCCGGGCACATGCCGGCCAGACCTCGCGTATTCTCGACGATCTCCTCCTGCTGACGGAGCGACTCGGGCTCACCGTGGTGGGGAGCCTCCCGGAGCCGCACGGGGAGAAGGTCTACAACACCGCCTTTGTCGTCGACCGCGGCGCCCTCGCCGGGAGCTACCGCAAGATGCACCTCTTCTCCCTCATGGGGGAGGACCGCATGCTCGACGCGGGAGACTTCTCCCTGGTGGCCGAGACCTCCCTTGGCCCGGTCGGCGTCCTCATCTGCTACGACCTCCGTTTTCCCGAGCTTTCCCGCAGGCTCACCCTGGAAGGTGCGCGGATTATCGCAGTCCCGGGGGAGTGGCCGCAATCGAGGAGCGCCCACTGGCGCACCCTGCTGCAGGCCCGCGCCATCGAGAATCAGCTCTTCGTTTTGGGGGCGAACTGTTGCGGCACCACCGGGAAGCTCTTCTTCGGAGGAGAGAGCCTCATCGTCTCCCCTCGCGGAGAGCTTCTGGCCGCGGCGGACGGGGAGGAAGGGGAGATCGTGGCGGAGCTCGATCTGGCTGAAATAGCGGGGTTTCGGGGGGAGATCGACTGTCTCGGCGACCGCAGGCCCGACTGCTACTGA
- the hemW gene encoding radical SAM family heme chaperone HemW has product MQASLYIHFPFCVRKCLYCDFNSVGGDAMAPRDYVSLLLKEMELRRSRLPAEVTAPTLYLGGGTPSLMAPDLVREIVDAARRLFGVEEDAEITMEGNPGTVSLETLRGYRSAGVNRLSLGVQSFDDRFLAVLGRVHSAREAADAIEAAREAGFRNLSIDLMHSLPGQSLEEWHDTLRRALSFAPEHISAYALIVEPGTPFEGMDERGELPLPDEEEGARMFESTGEILAAAGYLQYEISNFARPGYQSRHNTVYWRRGSYLGFGAGAHSFLNRGGTGTRWSNARGIAEYGDAVASGRLPEEEMHELTVREAISEGFFLGLRRLDGVDLAELSAIFRAEDLQPFLAQAESLVASGALQREGSRVRLAPAAVAVANSVFCRFL; this is encoded by the coding sequence ATGCAAGCTTCCCTCTACATCCACTTCCCCTTCTGCGTCCGCAAATGCCTCTACTGCGACTTCAACTCGGTGGGGGGTGACGCGATGGCGCCGCGCGACTACGTCTCCCTCCTCCTGAAGGAGATGGAGCTGCGCCGGTCGCGGCTCCCCGCGGAGGTCACCGCCCCCACCCTCTACCTCGGCGGGGGAACACCATCTCTCATGGCGCCGGACCTGGTACGGGAAATCGTGGACGCGGCGAGGCGCCTCTTTGGGGTCGAGGAAGACGCCGAGATAACCATGGAGGGAAACCCGGGGACCGTTTCACTGGAGACGCTGCGCGGCTACCGGTCAGCTGGGGTGAACAGGCTCTCTCTCGGGGTGCAGAGCTTCGACGACCGCTTTCTTGCCGTCCTCGGCCGGGTGCACAGCGCCCGCGAGGCCGCCGACGCCATCGAGGCGGCGCGGGAAGCGGGATTTCGCAACCTGAGCATCGACCTCATGCACTCCCTCCCCGGGCAGTCGCTAGAGGAGTGGCACGACACCCTGCGGCGCGCGCTCTCCTTTGCGCCGGAGCACATCTCCGCCTACGCCCTCATCGTCGAGCCCGGCACCCCTTTCGAGGGGATGGACGAGCGGGGAGAGCTCCCCCTCCCGGATGAAGAGGAAGGGGCGCGCATGTTCGAGAGCACCGGCGAGATCCTTGCCGCCGCCGGGTACCTGCAGTACGAGATCTCCAACTTCGCCCGCCCGGGTTACCAATCGAGACACAATACCGTCTACTGGCGCCGCGGCAGCTATCTCGGCTTCGGGGCCGGAGCCCACTCCTTCCTGAACCGGGGGGGGACCGGAACCCGCTGGAGCAACGCGCGGGGGATCGCGGAATATGGGGACGCGGTCGCCTCTGGCCGCCTCCCCGAAGAGGAGATGCACGAGCTCACCGTGCGGGAGGCGATATCGGAGGGGTTCTTTCTCGGCTTGAGGCGCCTCGACGGCGTCGATCTCGCGGAGCTTTCGGCAATCTTCCGCGCGGAGGATCTGCAGCCGTTCCTGGCACAAGCCGAGAGTCTCGTCGCCTCAGGCGCGCTGCAAAGGGAGGGGAGCCGGGTGCGGCTCGCCCCCGCCGCCGTCGCCGTCGCCAACAGCGTCTTCTGCCGTTTCCTGTAG
- the hrcA gene encoding heat-inducible transcriptional repressor HrcA produces MEEQLSDRGKRILEAIVEDYIASAEPVASRSITRSHQLALSPATVRNVMADLEEMGFLTSPHTSAGRIPTEKAYRFYVNSILEVQKLTRGNKEWVREIRRRCQVEGKDVAEVLKETSRLLSATSHYMGVVLAPRFATDHFRQIEFVKLSARRILAILVSQSGTVQNRLIQTDAEVCADDLVRMSNYLNELLKGLTIAQVREKLLSEMQSEKVRYDALMKQAITFSQQAVAAEDPEIFLEGQANILDQPEFSDAGKMREIFRAFEKKGLLLNLLDRAMEAQGVQIFIGTESPILRSEGMSLIASTYMAGNDTVGVLGVIGPTRMGYGKVIPIVDYTAKLISRLLESEQG; encoded by the coding sequence ATGGAAGAGCAGCTCTCAGACAGGGGAAAGCGGATTCTCGAGGCGATCGTCGAGGATTACATCGCGAGCGCGGAGCCGGTGGCGAGCCGCAGCATCACGCGCAGCCACCAGCTCGCCCTCTCCCCCGCGACGGTCAGAAACGTCATGGCCGATCTCGAAGAGATGGGCTTTCTCACCTCGCCGCACACCTCGGCCGGCAGGATTCCCACCGAAAAGGCGTACCGCTTCTACGTGAACTCCATCCTCGAGGTGCAAAAGCTCACCAGGGGGAACAAGGAGTGGGTCCGGGAGATCCGCCGGCGCTGCCAGGTGGAGGGGAAGGACGTGGCGGAGGTCCTGAAGGAAACGAGCCGGCTGCTCTCGGCGACCTCCCACTACATGGGAGTCGTCCTCGCACCGCGCTTCGCAACGGATCACTTCCGCCAGATCGAGTTCGTGAAGCTCAGCGCCCGAAGGATCCTCGCCATACTCGTCTCCCAGAGCGGCACGGTCCAGAACAGGCTGATCCAGACCGATGCCGAGGTCTGCGCAGACGACCTGGTGCGCATGTCGAACTACCTGAACGAGCTCCTGAAGGGGCTCACCATCGCCCAGGTGCGGGAAAAACTCCTGAGCGAGATGCAAAGCGAGAAGGTGCGCTACGACGCCCTGATGAAGCAGGCAATCACCTTCTCCCAGCAGGCGGTCGCGGCAGAGGACCCGGAGATATTCCTGGAGGGGCAGGCGAACATTCTCGATCAGCCGGAATTTTCCGACGCAGGAAAGATGCGGGAGATCTTCCGCGCCTTCGAGAAGAAGGGGCTCCTTCTGAACCTCCTCGACCGCGCCATGGAGGCGCAGGGGGTGCAGATCTTCATCGGCACCGAGTCGCCGATCCTGCGCAGCGAGGGGATGAGCCTGATCGCCTCCACCTACATGGCAGGGAACGACACTGTAGGTGTCCTCGGCGTCATCGGCCCGACCCGCATGGGATACGGCAAGGTTATTCCGATCGTGGATTACACCGCGAAGTTAATAAGCAGACTGCTCGAGAGCGAGCAGGGATAA
- the grpE gene encoding nucleotide exchange factor GrpE, whose product MANKTHDSQQQEPGTAPEAPQEAAEITPESAEERIATLETELKAKEAEAAANYDKFLRERADLENYRKRVQREKEEILKYGNEGFVLEILPALDNLERAIEHASDESLSAILEGVKITLSMLLSALKKHGVTPLESAPGTAFDPALHQAMAQVPSAEQPPNTVVQEYQKGYLINERLLRPAMVSVAIAPKED is encoded by the coding sequence ATGGCAAACAAGACCCACGACTCCCAGCAGCAGGAGCCAGGAACCGCCCCCGAGGCGCCGCAGGAAGCCGCCGAGATCACCCCGGAGAGCGCGGAGGAGCGTATCGCGACACTGGAGACGGAGCTGAAGGCGAAAGAGGCCGAGGCGGCAGCGAATTACGACAAGTTCCTCAGGGAGCGGGCGGATCTGGAGAATTACAGGAAGAGGGTGCAGCGGGAGAAGGAAGAGATCCTCAAGTACGGCAACGAGGGGTTCGTGCTGGAGATCCTCCCCGCCCTGGACAACCTGGAGCGGGCGATCGAGCACGCCTCTGACGAGTCCCTCTCCGCCATACTGGAGGGGGTGAAGATCACCCTCAGCATGCTCCTCTCAGCACTCAAAAAACACGGGGTGACCCCGCTCGAATCGGCCCCCGGGACCGCGTTCGACCCGGCGCTGCACCAGGCGATGGCGCAGGTGCCGAGCGCCGAGCAGCCGCCGAACACGGTGGTGCAGGAGTACCAGAAGGGGTATCTCATAAACGAGCGGCTCTTGCGTCCGGCGATGGTGTCGGTGGCGATAGCCCCGAAGGAAGACTAG
- the dnaK gene encoding molecular chaperone DnaK has product MSKVIGIDLGTTNSCVAVMEGGEPVVIANAEGSRTTPSMVAMTESGERLVGQQAKRQAVTNPENTLFAIKRLIGRKYDSEAVKKDIAISPFKIVKADNGDAWVEVRGQKYSAPEISAMVLQKMKKTAEDYLGETVTDAVITVPAYFDDSQRQATKDAGKIAGLNVLRIINEPTAAALAYGLDKKKDEKIAVFDLGGGTFDISILELGEGVFEVKSTNGDTFLGGEDFDQKIIDWIADEFKKDQGIDLRGDKMALQRLKEAGEKAKCELSSSLETDINLPFITADATGPKHLTLKLTRAKLEAICADLVAKLEGPCRTALRDAGLSPSDIDEVILVGGMTRMPVVQKKVQDIFGKTPNRGVNPDEVVAIGAAIQGGVLRGDVKDVLLLDVTPLSLGIETLGGVMTKLIEKNSTIPCRKSQVFSTAADNQPAVSIHVLQGEREMSSDNKTLGNFELSGIPAAPRGVPQIEVTFDIDANGIVHVSAKDLGTGKEQSIRITASSGLSKEEIDKMVREAESHAAEDKKKREVVEARNQADNLVYQTEKSLKEYGDKIDPSEKAKIEGGVASLKKALEGNDADEIKRESEALMQASHKLAEAVYAKAGGAEGAHGGEAHGEQEGPKGEKVVDADFEEVKDDKK; this is encoded by the coding sequence ATGAGCAAAGTCATAGGAATCGACCTGGGTACCACCAACTCCTGCGTCGCAGTCATGGAAGGTGGGGAACCTGTTGTCATAGCCAACGCCGAGGGGAGCCGCACCACCCCGTCCATGGTTGCGATGACCGAGAGCGGCGAGCGATTGGTGGGGCAGCAGGCAAAGCGCCAGGCGGTCACCAACCCCGAAAATACCCTTTTCGCCATCAAACGCCTCATCGGCCGCAAGTACGATTCGGAGGCGGTTAAAAAGGATATCGCCATCTCCCCCTTCAAGATCGTGAAGGCGGACAACGGCGACGCCTGGGTGGAGGTACGCGGGCAGAAGTACTCCGCTCCCGAGATCTCCGCCATGGTGCTGCAGAAGATGAAAAAGACCGCGGAGGACTACCTCGGCGAGACCGTCACCGACGCCGTCATCACCGTTCCGGCGTATTTCGACGACTCCCAGCGCCAGGCAACGAAGGACGCCGGGAAGATCGCGGGTCTCAACGTCCTGCGCATCATCAACGAGCCGACCGCGGCAGCACTCGCCTACGGCCTCGACAAGAAGAAGGACGAGAAGATCGCGGTGTTCGACCTCGGCGGCGGCACCTTCGATATCTCCATTCTGGAGCTCGGCGAGGGGGTCTTCGAGGTGAAGTCCACCAACGGCGACACCTTCCTCGGCGGCGAGGACTTCGACCAGAAGATCATCGACTGGATCGCCGACGAGTTCAAGAAGGACCAGGGGATCGACCTCAGAGGGGACAAGATGGCGCTGCAGCGCCTTAAAGAGGCGGGCGAGAAGGCGAAGTGCGAACTCTCCTCTTCGCTCGAGACCGACATCAACCTCCCCTTCATCACCGCCGACGCCACCGGGCCGAAGCACCTCACCCTGAAGCTTACCCGTGCGAAGCTGGAGGCGATCTGCGCCGACCTCGTGGCGAAGCTCGAAGGACCGTGCCGCACCGCGCTCAGGGACGCTGGGCTCTCCCCGAGCGACATCGACGAGGTCATCCTCGTCGGCGGCATGACCCGCATGCCGGTGGTGCAGAAGAAGGTGCAGGACATCTTCGGCAAGACCCCGAACCGCGGCGTGAACCCCGACGAAGTCGTGGCGATCGGCGCAGCGATCCAGGGGGGCGTACTGCGCGGCGATGTGAAAGACGTCCTGCTGCTCGACGTGACCCCGCTCTCGCTGGGCATCGAAACCCTGGGGGGCGTCATGACGAAGCTCATCGAGAAGAACTCCACCATCCCCTGCAGAAAGAGCCAGGTCTTCTCCACCGCGGCGGACAACCAGCCTGCCGTCTCCATCCACGTCCTGCAGGGCGAGCGCGAGATGTCCTCGGACAACAAGACGCTCGGCAACTTCGAGCTCTCCGGCATCCCCGCAGCGCCGCGCGGCGTGCCGCAGATCGAGGTCACCTTCGACATCGACGCGAACGGCATCGTGCACGTCTCCGCGAAGGACCTCGGCACCGGGAAGGAGCAGTCGATCCGCATCACCGCTTCCTCGGGGCTCTCAAAAGAAGAGATCGACAAGATGGTGCGCGAGGCGGAAAGCCACGCAGCCGAGGACAAGAAGAAGCGCGAGGTGGTCGAGGCGCGCAACCAGGCGGACAACCTGGTGTACCAGACCGAGAAGTCGCTGAAGGAGTACGGCGACAAGATCGACCCCTCCGAGAAGGCGAAGATCGAGGGGGGCGTGGCAAGCCTGAAGAAGGCGCTGGAAGGAAACGACGCCGACGAGATCAAGAGGGAGAGCGAGGCCCTCATGCAGGCCTCCCACAAGCTCGCCGAGGCTGTGTACGCGAAAGCCGGCGGCGCCGAGGGGGCGCACGGCGGCGAGGCTCACGGGGAGCAGGAAGGGCCGAAAGGGGAAAAAGTAGTCGACGCCGACTTCGAAGAAGTAAAAGACGACAAGAAGTAG
- the dnaJ gene encoding molecular chaperone DnaJ, giving the protein MANGEKQDYYEVLEVNRNASETEIKKAYRRMAVKYHPDKNSGEKAAEEKFKEVTEAYEVLSDPQKRALYDQYGHAGMGGGGFGGFSAGGFGGSPFGDIFGDIFGEVFGARPKPGRGRRGDDLQYNLEVTFEEAAFGVDKKIDIPYAKRCDACSGSGAKPGTEAKTCPTCHGAGQMRFQQGFFSVSKTCSHCNGEGRIVESPCPTCRGVGTVRDKKTISVKVPAGVETGIRLKLSGEGGQGVKGGPNGDLYVALMVKEHPIFRREDNDVICEIPISFTQAALGCELEVPTLDGRVSLKIPEGTQSGSVFRMRGKGVPALQGYGRGDHIVVAKVETPTNLNKQQRELLEELARTGGEDANPLRKNFFSKVMDLFT; this is encoded by the coding sequence TTGGCAAACGGAGAGAAGCAGGATTATTACGAGGTTCTCGAGGTAAACCGCAACGCCTCGGAGACGGAGATCAAGAAGGCCTACCGGCGCATGGCGGTGAAGTACCACCCCGACAAGAACTCCGGTGAGAAGGCGGCCGAGGAGAAGTTCAAGGAGGTCACCGAGGCGTACGAGGTCCTCTCCGACCCGCAGAAGAGGGCGCTGTACGACCAGTACGGCCACGCGGGGATGGGTGGAGGCGGCTTCGGCGGTTTCTCCGCGGGGGGCTTCGGCGGCTCCCCCTTTGGCGACATCTTCGGGGACATCTTCGGCGAGGTATTCGGCGCGCGGCCGAAGCCGGGTCGCGGCCGGCGCGGGGATGATCTGCAGTACAACCTGGAGGTGACCTTCGAGGAGGCGGCCTTCGGGGTGGACAAGAAGATCGACATCCCCTACGCCAAGCGCTGCGACGCCTGCTCCGGTTCCGGAGCAAAGCCGGGCACCGAGGCTAAAACCTGCCCGACCTGCCACGGCGCCGGTCAGATGCGTTTCCAGCAGGGCTTTTTCAGCGTCTCCAAGACCTGCTCCCACTGCAACGGCGAGGGGCGCATCGTGGAGTCCCCCTGCCCCACCTGCCGCGGCGTCGGCACGGTGCGCGACAAGAAGACGATCTCCGTGAAGGTCCCCGCCGGGGTCGAGACGGGGATCAGGCTGAAGCTCTCCGGAGAGGGTGGCCAGGGGGTGAAGGGGGGACCGAACGGCGACCTCTACGTCGCGCTCATGGTGAAGGAGCACCCGATCTTCCGGCGCGAGGACAACGACGTCATCTGCGAGATCCCGATAAGCTTTACCCAGGCGGCGCTCGGCTGCGAGCTCGAGGTTCCGACGCTCGACGGCAGGGTCAGCCTGAAGATTCCTGAAGGAACGCAGTCCGGCAGCGTCTTCCGCATGCGCGGCAAGGGTGTGCCGGCGCTGCAGGGGTACGGGCGCGGAGACCACATTGTGGTGGCGAAGGTGGAGACACCGACGAACCTCAACAAGCAGCAGCGGGAACTCCTCGAGGAGCTGGCGCGCACCGGCGGCGAGGACGCCAATCCGCTCCGGAAGAACTTCTTCTCGAAGGTGATGGACCTCTTCACGTGA
- a CDS encoding phospholipase D-like domain-containing protein yields MARVALAALLFCALPVVEAEPRESALIADAALPGLLISGIRGARSTITGAYYLFKIGRGSRNIPAQVAAELVAAARRGVEVTILLEGKNPVGRTNRATALFLARGGVKVLFPSGRGAAHVKALVIDDRLLFLGSHNLTQSALSRNSELSLLVQDPALAREVHAYLNRLAARSSYLAVPRVQGRERR; encoded by the coding sequence GTGGCGCGCGTTGCCCTGGCAGCGCTCCTTTTTTGCGCCCTCCCCGTCGTGGAAGCTGAGCCCCGGGAGAGCGCGCTGATAGCAGACGCCGCACTCCCGGGGCTTCTTATTTCCGGGATCAGGGGTGCGAGGAGCACCATCACCGGCGCCTACTACCTCTTCAAGATCGGGCGCGGCTCCCGCAACATCCCGGCACAGGTCGCCGCCGAACTCGTTGCCGCCGCACGACGAGGCGTAGAGGTGACGATCCTCCTGGAGGGAAAGAACCCGGTCGGGCGAACGAACCGCGCGACCGCCCTCTTCCTCGCCAGAGGAGGGGTGAAGGTCCTCTTCCCCTCGGGGAGGGGTGCAGCCCACGTGAAAGCACTGGTCATCGACGACCGGCTCCTCTTTCTCGGCAGCCACAACCTCACCCAGAGCGCCCTTTCCAGAAACAGCGAGCTCTCGCTCCTCGTGCAGGACCCCGCCCTTGCCCGGGAGGTGCACGCCTACCTGAACCGGCTCGCGGCGCGCTCCTCGTACCTCGCCGTCCCGCGCGTACAGGGCCGGGAGCGGCGCTAG
- the larB gene encoding nickel pincer cofactor biosynthesis protein LarB, producing the protein MHSDRIEKILAEVAAGGKDVAAAMEELKHLPYEDLGCATLDHHRALRQGFPEVVFGQGKSVAQMETIIAALLAKGGNVLATRVSPVKGKKLLQRFPQAVYHADARCLTIEQHPIELRGRGKILVVCAGTSDIPVAAEALVTARMMGNETEKLYDVGVAGLHRLLSRHTLLRQAAVVIVVAGMEGALPSVVGGLVEKPVIAVPTSVGYGAAFNGVAALLGMLNSCAAGVTVVNIDNGFGAAYAASLMNRTQP; encoded by the coding sequence TTGCACAGCGACAGGATTGAAAAAATACTTGCGGAAGTGGCCGCAGGGGGGAAGGACGTCGCCGCGGCGATGGAGGAACTGAAGCACCTCCCCTACGAGGATCTCGGGTGCGCGACCCTTGACCACCACCGGGCCCTGCGCCAGGGGTTCCCCGAGGTGGTCTTCGGGCAGGGAAAGAGCGTGGCGCAGATGGAAACGATCATCGCGGCGCTCCTCGCCAAGGGGGGGAACGTCCTCGCCACCCGGGTGAGCCCCGTGAAAGGAAAAAAGCTCCTCCAGCGCTTCCCGCAGGCCGTGTACCACGCCGACGCGCGCTGCCTCACCATCGAGCAGCACCCGATCGAGCTGCGCGGCAGGGGAAAGATTCTCGTGGTCTGCGCCGGCACCTCCGACATCCCGGTGGCGGCGGAGGCGCTCGTGACGGCGCGCATGATGGGAAACGAAACGGAGAAGCTGTACGACGTCGGTGTGGCCGGGCTGCACCGGCTCCTCTCCCGGCATACCCTGCTCCGGCAGGCGGCGGTCGTCATCGTCGTCGCCGGGATGGAAGGGGCGCTGCCGTCCGTCGTCGGCGGGCTGGTGGAGAAGCCGGTGATCGCGGTCCCCACCTCGGTCGGATACGGCGCGGCGTTCAACGGAGTCGCGGCACTTCTGGGGATGCTCAATTCGTGCGCGGCAGGGGTGACCGTGGTTAATATCGACAACGGCTTCGGCGCGGCGTACGCGGCGAGCCTCATGAACAGGACGCAGCCATGA
- the larC gene encoding nickel pincer cofactor biosynthesis protein LarC — protein sequence MKTLYFDAFAGISGDMTVGALLDLGVPLEVVQEGLSLLPFTGYRLATVEVKKHGVSGTHFQVHLEEADQPHRHYGDIVSLIENSSLNAQVKELSLRIFRRLGEAEGKVHGVPLERVHFHEVGAVDSIVDIVGTAIALDWLRFEKIVCSPLPYGSGFVETAHGRLPVPPPAVAELLREIPVHGNIGPGERVTPTGAAIVAALADSFGPAPEMRIEKIGYGAGTKEFPDLPNLLRVVAGESAAGTGEEILVLECHIDDMTPEAFGFLMERLLAAGALDVGLVPMQMKKNRPGTRVTVIARPTDLDTLSGVILSESTSIGFRYYPARRMTLPRHSETRETSLGPVRVKIIGAGRLSPEYEDCRKIALERKMPLIEVFRIVERETWRP from the coding sequence ATGAAGACCCTCTATTTTGATGCCTTCGCAGGGATCTCGGGAGACATGACGGTCGGGGCGCTCCTCGACCTGGGGGTGCCCCTCGAAGTCGTGCAGGAAGGTCTCTCCCTCCTCCCCTTCACAGGATACCGCCTGGCGACGGTCGAGGTGAAGAAGCACGGTGTCTCCGGTACCCACTTCCAGGTGCATCTGGAGGAGGCGGATCAGCCGCACCGCCACTACGGCGACATCGTCTCCCTCATCGAGAATTCTTCGCTGAACGCACAGGTAAAGGAGCTCTCGCTTCGGATCTTCCGGCGCCTCGGAGAGGCGGAGGGGAAGGTGCACGGGGTGCCGCTGGAGCGGGTGCACTTCCACGAGGTCGGGGCGGTCGATTCGATCGTCGACATCGTAGGGACCGCCATCGCCCTCGACTGGCTCCGCTTCGAAAAGATCGTCTGCTCCCCCCTCCCCTACGGGAGCGGCTTTGTGGAGACGGCGCACGGCAGGCTTCCGGTCCCTCCGCCGGCGGTCGCGGAGCTCCTGCGGGAGATCCCGGTGCACGGCAACATCGGCCCCGGCGAGCGTGTCACCCCGACCGGCGCGGCGATCGTGGCGGCGCTTGCCGACTCCTTCGGCCCCGCTCCGGAGATGCGGATCGAAAAAATAGGGTACGGAGCCGGGACGAAGGAGTTCCCCGACCTCCCGAACCTGCTGCGCGTTGTCGCCGGCGAAAGCGCCGCCGGCACCGGCGAGGAGATCCTCGTATTGGAGTGCCACATCGACGACATGACCCCTGAGGCGTTCGGATTCCTCATGGAGAGGCTCCTCGCCGCGGGCGCGCTCGACGTGGGGCTTGTCCCGATGCAGATGAAGAAAAACCGCCCCGGCACCCGGGTGACGGTCATCGCGAGACCGACCGATCTGGACACCCTTTCCGGCGTCATCCTGAGCGAGTCCACCTCCATCGGCTTCCGCTACTACCCCGCGCGCCGCATGACGCTGCCACGCCACAGCGAGACGCGGGAGACCTCACTCGGGCCGGTGCGGGTGAAGATCATCGGGGCTGGGCGCCTCTCCCCCGAGTACGAGGACTGCCGCAAGATCGCGCTGGAGCGGAAGATGCCGCTCATCGAGGTGTTCCGCATCGTCGAGCGGGAGACATGGCGCCCATGA